Proteins from a genomic interval of Flammeovirgaceae bacterium SG7u.111:
- a CDS encoding M20 family peptidase: MFKKIFYFFVFAFLGLIAVILFNTFTFESKQLDVPKAEAVEFPETSLQHFRQAIQFKTISWEDTAMFDPEPFLQLHQFLAATYPLADSLLEKTVVNDLSLLYEWKGSDPLLKPIVLMGHMDVVPIEKPQDQIEFERRVGKLKSEMYSTWEVPPFAGEMKDGYVWGRGTIDDKVSVIGNLEAVERLLQEGFQPKRTVYFAFGHDEEIGGVKGAKAIVDILKAKNVVPEFVMDEGGIITKEKVPGLLVPVALVGTAEKGFVTIELTINLPGGHSSMPQKETSIEVLAKAILALRENQFPTEITPPVQAFLDRIGPEMPFGQKMVFANLWLFEGVIKGIYEGSPAGNASVRTTTSPTIFNSGFKANVLPSEAKAIVNFRVLPGQSSEEVMARVKEVIADDRIGLAFSGKIDEATQVSPINSFGYEVITKTIRQHFDETIVTPYLVVGATDARYYYELTDNVYRFMPVTDPIGFHDINERISVDSYYQALNYYYNLIKNSSE, translated from the coding sequence ATGTTCAAAAAGATATTTTATTTCTTCGTTTTTGCCTTTTTGGGGCTTATCGCCGTCATACTTTTCAACACCTTCACGTTCGAATCGAAGCAGCTGGACGTGCCCAAGGCCGAGGCGGTTGAGTTTCCCGAAACTTCTCTCCAGCACTTTAGGCAGGCCATCCAGTTCAAAACGATCTCTTGGGAAGATACAGCGATGTTCGACCCAGAACCTTTTTTGCAGCTTCACCAGTTTTTAGCAGCAACCTATCCTTTGGCAGACTCGCTGTTAGAAAAAACAGTGGTGAACGACCTGAGCCTGCTCTATGAGTGGAAAGGAAGCGACCCTTTGCTAAAGCCTATCGTACTGATGGGGCATATGGATGTAGTGCCAATTGAAAAACCGCAAGACCAGATTGAATTTGAGCGTAGGGTTGGAAAGCTGAAAAGCGAGATGTATTCTACGTGGGAAGTGCCGCCCTTTGCAGGAGAAATGAAAGATGGATATGTGTGGGGCAGAGGCACTATTGACGATAAGGTGAGCGTGATAGGGAACTTGGAAGCGGTAGAAAGGCTACTCCAAGAAGGTTTCCAGCCGAAGCGAACGGTTTATTTTGCCTTTGGGCACGATGAAGAAATTGGTGGGGTGAAAGGGGCAAAAGCTATTGTAGATATTTTGAAAGCAAAAAATGTTGTTCCTGAGTTTGTGATGGACGAAGGTGGGATTATCACCAAAGAAAAAGTACCGGGCTTGCTCGTGCCCGTTGCCTTGGTAGGTACTGCCGAAAAAGGATTTGTAACCATCGAGCTGACCATAAATTTGCCTGGAGGCCATTCGTCCATGCCGCAAAAGGAAACCAGTATAGAGGTACTGGCAAAAGCAATTTTGGCTTTGCGAGAAAACCAGTTCCCTACAGAAATCACACCTCCGGTACAGGCTTTTTTGGATAGGATAGGTCCAGAAATGCCTTTTGGTCAAAAGATGGTTTTTGCCAACCTATGGTTGTTTGAAGGGGTGATAAAAGGAATTTACGAAGGCAGCCCTGCGGGAAATGCCTCGGTGAGGACAACTACTTCTCCTACCATATTTAACAGTGGGTTTAAGGCAAATGTACTGCCTTCGGAAGCAAAAGCTATTGTGAATTTTAGGGTGCTTCCTGGGCAAAGCTCGGAGGAGGTGATGGCAAGGGTGAAAGAAGTGATAGCTGATGATAGAATAGGGCTTGCTTTTTCTGGGAAAATAGACGAGGCGACACAAGTTTCACCCATCAATTCTTTTGGATACGAGGTAATTACCAAGACTATTAGGCAGCATTTTGATGAAACAATAGTGACTCCTTACCTTGTGGTGGGGGCAACGGATGCGAGGTATTATTATGAGCTCACCGATAATGTGTACCGCTTCATGCCAGTGACCGATCCTATTGGTTTTCACGATATAAATGAAAGAATAAGTGTGGATTCTTATTATCAAGCACTCAACTATTATTACAACTTGATTAAAAACAGCTCGGAATAG
- a CDS encoding histidine kinase, producing the protein MKELKINQVLDYLSKNRIALHITFWVLFATYSVLLVGSVYESYDEALAATVAEFLINIPLVYFGLYILIDRYLFVGKYMPFIVGFLALVILGGVINRAVYHYILIPNYFPYRGSELLLNYYLIAKNVAGINSIMFFFISVKSLKKWYTDNDTHKTLEKEKLEAELKFLKSQIHPHFLFNTLNNLYSLSLQKSDKTPEIVLKLSELMSYMLYDANTTKVTIKKEINYLKNYIDLERIRYGNRLEVMVDIKGDVSGNMIAPMLLLPFIENSFKHGASGELETAWLMLDVEVKDGVLKAKVENNKSTAVKDSIESGYRNGIGLANVRRRLELLYEGGYDLKIFNEEESYLVVLKLELDKHKFAGEIPEKMQENLQLGSLVL; encoded by the coding sequence ATGAAGGAACTTAAAATTAATCAAGTGCTAGATTATTTATCAAAAAACAGGATTGCCTTGCATATTACCTTTTGGGTATTATTTGCAACCTATTCCGTCCTTTTAGTGGGCAGCGTATATGAAAGCTACGATGAAGCTTTGGCAGCTACCGTAGCTGAGTTTTTGATCAATATTCCTTTGGTTTATTTCGGTCTGTACATCTTGATCGATAGATATTTATTTGTAGGGAAGTATATGCCATTCATAGTCGGTTTTTTGGCGTTGGTTATTTTGGGCGGGGTAATCAATAGGGCGGTATATCACTATATCTTAATTCCGAATTATTTTCCTTACAGGGGAAGTGAACTGCTTCTGAATTATTACCTTATCGCAAAAAATGTAGCTGGTATCAATTCTATTATGTTCTTTTTCATTTCTGTGAAAAGTTTGAAAAAGTGGTATACTGATAATGATACCCATAAAACATTGGAAAAAGAGAAGTTGGAAGCAGAGCTAAAGTTTTTGAAATCGCAGATCCATCCTCATTTTTTATTCAATACGCTCAATAACTTGTATTCTTTATCGCTTCAGAAATCTGATAAAACCCCTGAGATAGTGCTGAAGCTTTCTGAGCTAATGAGCTATATGTTGTACGATGCGAATACGACCAAAGTGACCATTAAAAAAGAGATCAATTACCTCAAAAACTACATAGATCTGGAGCGGATTAGGTATGGGAATAGGCTAGAGGTGATGGTAGATATTAAAGGTGATGTATCGGGAAATATGATTGCTCCCATGTTGCTTTTGCCTTTTATAGAAAATAGTTTTAAGCACGGGGCTAGCGGGGAGCTGGAAACGGCATGGCTCATGCTAGATGTAGAAGTGAAGGACGGCGTGTTGAAAGCAAAAGTAGAAAATAACAAAAGTACGGCAGTGAAGGATAGCATAGAGTCGGGTTATAGGAACGGAATAGGGCTGGCAAATGTGCGAAGAAGGTTAGAGCTGCTGTACGAAGGCGGGTACGATTTGAAGATATTTAACGAAGAAGAAAGTTATCTTGTGGTATTGAAGCTTGAGCTTGATAAGCATAAATTTGCAGGAGAAATACCTGAAAAAATGCAAGAGAATCTACAATTAGGTAGTCTAGTATTGTAG
- a CDS encoding response regulator has translation MKIRCLIVDDEPLALDVLQTFIDKLDQLELVGRCQNAVEAYNTLRTEQVDLMFLDIQMPKLTGIEFVKSINNPPKIIFTTAYRDYALEGYELNAIDYLLKPISFERFLKAVNKFDQLSQASLFTGAVTSAVVDDSSSYREAFIYLKADKKMVKILLKDILYIESLKDYVRVKTLGKEVVAYQKISYLEEKLPEEKFTRIHRSFIVANDKVDAFSATQVEIGGKEIAIGRNYKNEALTKLNEKNLLKD, from the coding sequence ATGAAAATTAGATGTTTAATAGTTGACGATGAGCCTTTGGCTTTGGATGTTCTCCAAACTTTTATTGACAAACTAGATCAGTTGGAGCTGGTAGGTAGGTGCCAAAATGCGGTAGAAGCTTACAATACACTCCGAACCGAGCAGGTGGACTTGATGTTTTTGGATATCCAAATGCCCAAACTTACAGGGATTGAGTTTGTAAAAAGCATAAATAACCCTCCTAAAATAATTTTTACCACAGCTTACCGCGATTATGCCCTTGAAGGTTATGAGCTCAACGCAATTGATTATTTGCTAAAGCCAATTTCTTTTGAGCGCTTTCTGAAAGCCGTAAATAAATTCGATCAGCTATCTCAGGCTTCTTTGTTTACAGGGGCAGTGACATCTGCTGTTGTAGATGATTCCAGTTCTTACCGAGAGGCATTTATTTACCTAAAAGCGGATAAGAAAATGGTGAAAATCCTTCTGAAAGATATTTTGTATATAGAAAGCTTGAAAGATTATGTGCGGGTAAAGACCTTAGGAAAAGAGGTGGTAGCTTACCAAAAAATATCCTATTTGGAAGAAAAATTGCCCGAGGAGAAATTCACCCGAATTCACCGCTCGTTTATTGTAGCCAACGACAAGGTTGATGCATTTTCTGCGACCCAAGTGGAAATAGGAGGGAAGGAAATCGCGATTGGGAGAAACTACAAAAATGAGGCTCTCACCAAATTGAATGAGAAAAACCTGTTGAAAGACTAG
- the ccsA gene encoding cytochrome c biogenesis protein CcsA, with translation MIHTFIGNLGHLLVIIAFVTSMVAAFSYWHSSRLGDSLEAVQMKKFARMFFVVHSVAVIGIVASLFYIIYNHYYEYHYAWSHSSNNLPTHFMISCFWEGQEGSFLLWIFWHVLIGLVLIKLAGKWENEVMSIFTFVQAFLVSMILGVVFFDLKIGSSPFILLRDVSEAPIFLSNPDYIPEDGSGLNPLLQNYWMVIHPPTLFLGFAGTLVPFAYCMAGLWKGNFKEWVKPALPWAQITALILGLGIMMGAYWAYETLNFGGMWNWDPVENAVYIPWIILVAAIHLMVVFRKSGAALTASMILVIASFVLVLYATFLTRSGILGEASVHSFTDLGLSGQLLLYLLAFAILSVYLLVRKWKVIPKTNKEIDTYTSEFWIFIGATVLCLSGFQVLVPTSIPVFNSFLGIFGIESNMAPPADQVMFYTKFQLWFGVGIALLSGTAQFFWWGKMDKQRLQHNLSIPLLLTFTLSGAIIMLWEMSNWQYIVLLTTSIYAVISNLFVLFRLAKKKVSLSGGAVAHIGISIMLIGILFSSGYSKTVSMNNTGLLYNREFSDEMNKENLLLFRNEPSKMSDYQLAYKGQRIQSEQVPGYIDTEKLMMIRDPYKAIAREDLVYKGQTYAKKGDTIQIYNENTYYEIEYAKDNGEVFTLYPRIQNNPQMGYVPSPDINTFLTGDLYTHITNIPDPESEEQWSDPETHELSLRDTFFVNDYVAILDNVVRTEEVVGVNLGEKDVAVKAQIRVFGENGVHDLNPVYLIKNMQRGVIPEVSVDLGIRINFDDIDPQSQKFTFTSSTTQKDWVILKALEKPHISFVWIGTILMCIGLGLAFVRRTKEAKERKGSAGAKKRKPSVGKEVVS, from the coding sequence ATGATTCATACTTTTATAGGCAACTTAGGGCATTTACTGGTTATTATTGCCTTTGTTACTTCTATGGTCGCAGCTTTTTCCTACTGGCATAGTAGCAGGTTGGGCGACTCGCTAGAAGCGGTGCAGATGAAAAAATTTGCCCGAATGTTTTTTGTAGTACACAGCGTAGCGGTTATCGGAATTGTCGCTTCCTTATTTTATATTATCTATAATCACTACTACGAATACCACTATGCTTGGAGTCACTCGTCGAATAATTTGCCTACTCACTTCATGATTTCCTGTTTTTGGGAAGGGCAGGAAGGTAGCTTTTTGTTGTGGATTTTTTGGCATGTGCTTATCGGACTTGTTTTGATAAAGCTTGCTGGGAAATGGGAAAACGAGGTAATGTCTATTTTTACCTTTGTACAAGCCTTTTTGGTTTCCATGATCTTGGGTGTAGTTTTCTTCGATCTGAAGATCGGTAGCTCTCCTTTTATCTTGCTCAGAGACGTGAGCGAAGCCCCTATTTTCCTTTCAAACCCTGATTATATTCCTGAAGATGGAAGTGGCTTGAACCCTCTTCTCCAAAATTATTGGATGGTGATTCACCCGCCTACACTTTTTTTAGGTTTTGCAGGCACACTTGTGCCATTTGCTTATTGCATGGCAGGTTTGTGGAAAGGGAATTTCAAAGAGTGGGTAAAGCCAGCTTTGCCTTGGGCGCAAATAACTGCCTTGATTCTAGGTTTGGGGATTATGATGGGAGCTTATTGGGCTTACGAGACCTTGAACTTTGGAGGTATGTGGAACTGGGATCCGGTAGAAAACGCGGTTTATATTCCTTGGATAATATTGGTAGCAGCTATTCACCTTATGGTGGTGTTTAGGAAAAGTGGAGCAGCCCTAACTGCATCTATGATTTTGGTGATAGCCAGTTTTGTATTGGTTCTTTATGCTACTTTCCTTACGCGAAGCGGTATTTTGGGAGAAGCTTCTGTGCACTCTTTCACAGATTTAGGGCTTTCTGGCCAGTTACTGCTTTACCTTTTAGCTTTCGCTATTCTTTCTGTTTACCTTTTGGTAAGAAAGTGGAAGGTTATTCCGAAGACAAATAAAGAGATTGATACTTATACAAGTGAATTTTGGATATTTATTGGGGCAACGGTTCTCTGCCTCTCAGGTTTCCAAGTGTTGGTGCCGACTTCTATTCCTGTATTTAATTCATTTCTAGGGATTTTTGGTATAGAATCGAACATGGCTCCTCCAGCCGATCAGGTAATGTTTTATACCAAATTCCAATTATGGTTTGGGGTAGGGATCGCTTTGCTCTCAGGCACGGCGCAATTCTTTTGGTGGGGTAAAATGGATAAGCAGCGCTTGCAGCATAATCTTTCTATCCCCTTGTTGCTTACATTTACTCTTTCTGGAGCTATTATCATGCTTTGGGAAATGTCAAATTGGCAATATATCGTACTGCTAACTACCTCTATTTATGCAGTCATTTCTAATCTTTTTGTGCTTTTCAGGCTTGCCAAAAAGAAGGTAAGTCTTTCAGGTGGAGCAGTGGCGCATATTGGTATTTCGATCATGTTGATCGGGATTCTTTTTTCTTCGGGTTATTCCAAAACCGTTTCTATGAACAACACGGGCTTGTTGTACAACCGTGAGTTTTCGGATGAGATGAACAAGGAAAACTTGCTTTTGTTCAGAAATGAGCCGTCTAAGATGTCTGATTATCAATTGGCTTATAAGGGGCAGCGAATACAGTCGGAGCAAGTGCCGGGGTATATTGATACGGAAAAGCTGATGATGATTCGAGACCCGTACAAGGCCATTGCTAGAGAGGATTTGGTTTACAAAGGGCAGACCTATGCGAAGAAGGGGGATACTATTCAGATTTATAATGAGAATACTTATTATGAAATAGAGTATGCTAAAGATAATGGCGAGGTATTTACATTATACCCTCGGATTCAGAATAATCCACAAATGGGTTATGTGCCTTCTCCTGATATCAATACCTTCCTTACAGGTGATTTATACACGCATATTACAAATATCCCTGACCCAGAGTCGGAAGAACAATGGAGCGATCCTGAGACTCATGAACTGAGTTTGCGGGATACATTCTTTGTGAACGATTATGTAGCTATTTTGGATAATGTGGTGCGTACTGAAGAGGTGGTTGGGGTTAATCTAGGTGAAAAGGATGTAGCGGTAAAAGCGCAAATAAGGGTATTTGGGGAGAATGGAGTCCATGACCTAAACCCGGTGTATTTGATCAAAAATATGCAGCGGGGGGTAATTCCTGAGGTTTCAGTCGATTTAGGTATCCGAATTAATTTTGATGATATTGATCCTCAAAGTCAAAAATTCACGTTCACTTCCTCTACTACACAAAAGGATTGGGTGATTTTGAAAGCGTTAGAAAAACCGCACATTAGTTTTGTGTGGATAGGTACTATACTGATGTGTATTGGGCTTGGATTAGCATTTGTGAGAAGAACCAAAGAGGCGAAAGAAAGAAAAGGATCAGCAGGCGCTAAGAAGAGAAAACCTTCTGTGGGAAAGGAAGTGGTATCATAG
- the rimM gene encoding ribosome maturation factor RimM (Essential for efficient processing of 16S rRNA) → MNRDECFELGYVVKTHGLAGEVALHLDVDDPSMYEDLGGVFIEIKNNLVPFFSEYTFFNNEKLVVKFEDVEDLESAEKLKGTKVFMPIERLPKLDGDKYYFHELLGYEVLGVDGNIMGKVTQIYEANAQSLLAFEHKGKEVLVPINDDILVSVDKAKKEVKIDFPDGLIDIYLED, encoded by the coding sequence ATGAATAGAGATGAATGTTTCGAGTTGGGTTATGTGGTCAAAACCCATGGATTGGCAGGTGAGGTGGCTCTTCATTTAGATGTAGATGACCCGTCTATGTATGAAGATTTGGGAGGGGTTTTTATTGAGATCAAAAATAACCTTGTTCCTTTTTTTTCAGAATACACCTTTTTCAATAATGAAAAACTGGTGGTGAAGTTTGAAGATGTGGAAGACTTGGAAAGTGCAGAGAAATTGAAGGGCACGAAAGTGTTTATGCCTATTGAAAGGCTTCCTAAACTAGATGGAGATAAATATTATTTTCATGAACTGCTAGGGTATGAAGTGTTGGGTGTAGATGGAAATATAATGGGAAAAGTGACGCAGATATATGAAGCTAATGCGCAATCCTTATTGGCCTTTGAGCACAAGGGTAAAGAAGTGCTGGTGCCAATCAACGATGATATCCTTGTGTCAGTTGACAAAGCCAAGAAAGAGGTGAAAATTGATTTTCCTGATGGGTTGATAGACATTTACCTTGAAGATTAA
- the glmM gene encoding phosphoglucosamine mutase, whose amino-acid sequence MTLIKSISGIRGTIGGKLSEGLTPLDVVKFAAAYGTWVKTDIKKPTVVVGRDARVSGEMVANLVNSTLIGLGINVIDLGLSTTPTVELAVVDAEAAGGIIITASHNPGNWNALKLLNSAGEFVSEKDSLQILAYAEADEYEFVIAEKLGKIKKDDTYIEKHIQKILDLPLVDKEAIAAKNFRVVIDCVNSSGGLAVPALLKALGVTEIHELYCEPNGKFPHNPEPLPENLTEISNKLETGNFDIGIVVDPDVDRLALICEDGTPFGEEYTLVSVADYVLQKTQGNTVSNMSSTKALKDVTEKHGGQHFESAVGEVNVVTTMKEQGAVIGGEGNGGVIFPELHYGRDALVGIALFLSNLANFEGSAKRLKMSYPSYTISKNKIELTPEIDVDDVLVKVRRKYHNNPVNDMDGVKILFENEWVHLRKSNTEPIIRIYAESSSPATADHLANKIIQDIKEIITFKPEEE is encoded by the coding sequence TTGACACTGATAAAGTCAATTTCTGGAATAAGAGGAACAATAGGAGGAAAGTTAAGTGAGGGGTTGACTCCGCTAGACGTGGTGAAATTTGCCGCTGCGTATGGTACTTGGGTAAAGACGGATATAAAGAAGCCTACTGTAGTAGTAGGTAGAGATGCTCGGGTTTCGGGAGAGATGGTTGCCAATTTGGTAAACTCGACCTTGATAGGCTTGGGCATTAATGTGATTGACCTAGGGCTATCGACTACACCAACTGTAGAGTTAGCTGTTGTCGATGCTGAAGCTGCCGGAGGTATCATTATTACGGCAAGCCATAACCCTGGGAACTGGAACGCACTGAAGCTTTTGAACAGTGCAGGAGAGTTTGTTTCTGAGAAGGACAGCCTTCAAATTTTAGCTTATGCCGAAGCGGACGAGTATGAGTTTGTGATCGCGGAAAAGCTCGGTAAAATCAAGAAAGACGATACGTATATAGAGAAGCATATCCAAAAAATTCTGGACTTGCCATTGGTAGATAAAGAAGCAATTGCAGCAAAGAATTTTAGGGTAGTGATAGATTGTGTAAATTCGTCTGGCGGGTTGGCAGTGCCTGCTTTGCTGAAAGCATTAGGTGTAACCGAAATACATGAGTTGTACTGTGAGCCGAATGGGAAATTTCCTCACAATCCAGAACCATTGCCCGAGAACCTAACCGAGATTAGTAATAAACTGGAAACAGGTAATTTTGATATTGGGATTGTGGTGGATCCAGATGTGGATAGACTAGCATTGATTTGTGAAGATGGAACTCCATTTGGGGAAGAATATACCTTGGTTTCGGTAGCGGATTATGTGTTGCAAAAAACACAAGGGAACACCGTCTCTAACATGTCGTCTACTAAAGCATTGAAAGATGTGACCGAAAAGCATGGTGGGCAGCACTTTGAATCGGCAGTAGGAGAGGTGAACGTGGTGACGACTATGAAAGAGCAAGGGGCTGTAATAGGAGGTGAAGGTAACGGAGGTGTGATTTTTCCTGAGCTTCATTACGGAAGAGATGCGCTTGTGGGAATAGCGTTGTTCTTATCGAACCTAGCCAACTTTGAAGGAAGTGCTAAGCGTTTGAAAATGAGCTATCCTAGTTATACTATTTCTAAGAACAAAATTGAGCTTACTCCTGAGATAGATGTGGATGATGTATTGGTGAAAGTGAGGAGGAAATACCACAATAATCCGGTGAATGATATGGATGGGGTGAAAATTCTGTTCGAAAATGAGTGGGTACACCTTAGGAAGTCTAATACGGAGCCTATTATTCGTATTTATGCTGAATCGAGCTCTCCTGCAACGGCAGATCATTTGGCAAATAAAATAATACAAGATATAAAAGAGATTATCACATTTAAGCCTGAGGAAGAATAA
- a CDS encoding cysteine desulfurase family protein has translation MMKVYLDNAATTPLAPEVLDAMLPYMKDGFGNPSSTHSHGREIRAVIEKARKQVAELLGASPSEVFFTSGGTESDNIFIRGVVRAKQVQHIITSRIEHHAVLHTVEDLAKSKAVQLHYVDLDERGMVDYKSLSVLLEQFPNSLVSLMYGNNEIGNITDITEIGRLCKEFGTIFHSDTVQTVGHFPINLKEESVDAIVGSAHKFHGPKGVGFLYLRGGSEIPPMFTGGGQEREMRSGTENIYGIIGLAKALEISLSDLEEHKIHIEGLKKRMIDKLKAGIPGVEFNGCSGEMDQSLYTILNIGIPSSVTNSMLLFSLDLAGISVSGGSACGSGANQGSHVIKEISLKSIDMEIVRFSFSRYTTEEEVDYAVEKLMSLLAIG, from the coding sequence ATGATGAAAGTATATTTAGATAATGCGGCAACTACGCCTTTGGCTCCAGAAGTATTGGATGCGATGCTTCCATATATGAAAGATGGTTTTGGAAACCCTTCTTCCACGCATTCGCACGGAAGGGAGATAAGGGCTGTTATAGAAAAAGCAAGAAAGCAGGTTGCAGAGCTTTTAGGAGCTAGCCCCTCGGAGGTTTTCTTTACTTCGGGCGGGACAGAGTCTGATAATATATTCATACGAGGAGTTGTACGTGCTAAGCAGGTGCAACACATCATTACATCACGAATAGAGCATCATGCTGTTTTACATACAGTAGAAGACTTGGCTAAATCTAAAGCTGTTCAGTTGCATTATGTCGATCTTGATGAAAGGGGAATGGTTGATTATAAAAGCTTGTCGGTTCTTTTAGAGCAATTTCCTAACTCGTTAGTGTCCCTTATGTATGGGAATAATGAAATAGGAAATATAACTGACATTACGGAGATAGGTCGCTTATGTAAGGAGTTTGGGACAATTTTTCACTCTGATACAGTCCAAACTGTTGGGCATTTTCCAATTAACCTAAAAGAAGAGTCTGTAGATGCTATAGTAGGCTCAGCACATAAGTTCCATGGTCCCAAAGGTGTTGGTTTTTTGTATTTGAGAGGAGGTTCGGAAATTCCTCCAATGTTTACAGGAGGGGGTCAAGAGCGAGAAATGAGGTCTGGTACTGAAAATATTTATGGTATAATAGGTTTAGCCAAAGCGTTGGAAATCTCCTTGAGTGATTTGGAAGAGCACAAAATCCATATTGAAGGATTGAAGAAGAGGATGATAGATAAATTGAAAGCGGGCATTCCAGGGGTGGAATTTAATGGGTGTAGCGGGGAAATGGATCAGAGTTTATATACTATTTTGAATATTGGTATACCCAGTTCAGTAACTAATTCAATGTTGCTGTTTAGCTTAGATCTTGCGGGGATATCTGTTTCAGGAGGAAGTGCATGTGGAAGTGGGGCAAACCAAGGGTCTCATGTTATAAAAGAAATCAGCTTGAAAAGTATAGATATGGAGATTGTTAGGTTCTCATTTAGTCGATATACGACAGAAGAAGAAGTAGATTATGCGGTGGAAAAGTTGATGAGTTTGTTGGCTATAGGTTAG
- the rplP gene encoding 50S ribosomal protein L16 encodes MLQPKRTKFRKTQKGRVRGVAQRGHEISFGSFGLKSLEPGWITSRQIEAARIALNRSMKREGRVWIRIFPDKPITKKPAEVRMGKGKGSPEYWVATVRPGTLLFESDGVSFDTAKESMRLASQKLPIKTKFVVRRDYTY; translated from the coding sequence ATGTTACAACCTAAAAGGACAAAATTCAGAAAAACACAAAAGGGAAGAGTGCGAGGTGTTGCTCAACGTGGACACGAGATTTCGTTCGGTTCATTTGGGCTTAAGTCGCTTGAGCCAGGATGGATCACTTCTCGTCAGATTGAAGCAGCAAGGATTGCGCTTAACAGGTCTATGAAACGTGAAGGTCGTGTATGGATCAGGATTTTCCCAGACAAGCCGATAACTAAGAAGCCTGCGGAAGTTCGTATGGGTAAAGGTAAGGGGTCGCCAGAGTACTGGGTGGCAACTGTAAGGCCTGGTACTTTGCTTTTCGAGTCAGACGGGGTGTCTTTTGATACTGCTAAGGAGTCGATGAGGCTTGCTTCTCAAAAGCTTCCTATTAAAACTAAGTTTGTAGTTAGGAGAGATTATACATATTAA
- the rpmC gene encoding 50S ribosomal protein L29, with amino-acid sequence MKNSEIKALTVEELKDKLAASEKSLQNLRFANSVSPLENPMQIKDLRKLITRLNTELHSKNISMVKEKIESGELTNFNARKFVTENQFGSPINLAKVKKIINQSAK; translated from the coding sequence ATGAAAAACTCTGAGATTAAGGCTCTTACTGTTGAAGAGTTAAAAGATAAACTTGCAGCTTCTGAGAAGAGTTTGCAAAATTTGAGGTTCGCTAATTCAGTTTCCCCATTGGAAAACCCAATGCAGATCAAGGATTTGAGGAAGTTGATTACCAGGTTGAATACTGAGTTGCATAGCAAAAACATTTCAATGGTTAAGGAGAAGATAGAGTCTGGTGAGTTGACCAATTTCAATGCGAGGAAATTCGTGACTGAAAATCAATTTGGTTCACCAATCAATCTTGCCAAAGTTAAAAAAATCATTAACCAGTCAGCTAAGTAG
- the rpsQ gene encoding 30S ribosomal protein S17, whose protein sequence is MERNSRKERIGIVTSNKMQSSIVVLVERKVKHPMYGKFMKQSNKFMAHDAEDTCNIGDKVRIMETRPLSKRKRWRLVEVLERAK, encoded by the coding sequence ATGGAAAGAAACTCTAGGAAAGAAAGAATAGGTATTGTCACCAGCAACAAAATGCAATCATCTATTGTCGTTTTGGTTGAGCGTAAAGTGAAACATCCTATGTATGGTAAATTCATGAAGCAATCGAATAAATTCATGGCTCATGATGCTGAAGACACTTGCAACATAGGTGACAAGGTAAGAATAATGGAGACTAGACCGCTCAGTAAGAGGAAAAGGTGGAGATTGGTAGAGGTATTAGAGCGTGCTAAATAA
- the rplN gene encoding 50S ribosomal protein L14: MIQQETRLNVADNSGAKEVLCIRVLGGTGKRYASIGDKIVVTVKSATSSSDMKKGTISKAVVVRTKKEIRRRDGSYIRFEDNAAVLLNNNDEPRGTRIFGPVARELREKQFMKIVSLAPEVL, encoded by the coding sequence ATGATTCAACAGGAGACAAGATTGAATGTAGCTGATAATAGTGGTGCCAAAGAGGTGCTATGTATCAGAGTATTGGGAGGTACGGGTAAGAGATATGCTTCCATTGGAGACAAAATAGTAGTGACTGTAAAGTCAGCCACTTCTTCAAGTGATATGAAGAAAGGTACTATCTCTAAGGCTGTCGTAGTTCGTACAAAGAAAGAAATAAGACGCAGAGATGGATCTTATATCAGGTTTGAAGACAACGCTGCTGTTCTCCTGAACAATAATGATGAGCCAAGGGGTACTCGTATCTTTGGCCCAGTAGCAAGGGAGTTGAGGGAAAAGCAGTTTATGAAAATTGTTTCATTGGCACCCGAAGTTCTATAA